The following are from one region of the Gemmatimonas sp. UBA7669 genome:
- a CDS encoding efflux RND transporter permease subunit has protein sequence MSAPSVPPNQSADESAPGASAPSAVGLNLSEIWIRRPVMTTLVMTAILIFGAVAYQRLAVSDLPTIDYPTITVSANLPGASPEVMATSVATPLEQQFATISGIDNITSSSSQGSTNVTIQFNLDRDIDKAAADVQSAISKSLRSLPQGINPPSYNKANAADSPIMMYSLNSDVISRPELNEYAETFIGQRLSTVTGVAQVQVYGSAKYAVRVQLDPGAMAQRGIGIDEVQQAINTGNSNSPAGVLMGPNQAFTLQATGQLRNAAEFRQLVVGYRNGSPVRLGDLGQVIDGLQTLRGFSEVNGRANISLAIIRQPGVNTVATAKAVEAEMAQLMEQLPASVNVQSIFNRAESIEHAVWDVQFTLVLTVALVVMVIFLFLRNVRATIIPSLALPFSIIGTCIVMYALDYSLNNLTLMALTLAVGFVVDDAIVMLENIVRHMEMGKSPLRAALDGSKEISFTILSMTLSLVAVFIPLLFMPGLVGRLFREFAVTIGVAILVSGFVSLTLTPMLAAKFLKGGEGHAATEGKWRSVERLYQATEGLYVRSLDWVMRHRPLTMVFSALTLVATVGLFMYIPKGFLPSEDTGRVQGSVEGPEGIGYDALSAKAREVGQIIEKSPYVERVNVSVGGGPFGGNNSARLMLILKDRSVRPHVDQVMREITRSAAGVPGVQVFLRNPPPINIGGRRGNSAYSVSLQGADIAELYTSARALETRMRELPELENISSDLQVGNPQVAVQIDRERASALGVTASQIENALYNAYGSRQVSTIYTQTNQYQVIMELQEEFQKDPAALSQLFIRGNTGNLVPLGAVATFTKGVGPQSVQHNGQQPAVSISFNTRPNVALGTAVEAVQREAAAVLPASVTSVLSGDTQAFAQAQSGLLALLVVAIFVIYVVLGILYESYIHPITILSGLPFAAVGALATLLIFGKDLSVYAYVGVIMLIGLVKKNAIMMIDFAIEAERNEGMTPFDAIVEAARVRFRPITMTTMAALMGTLPIAVGFGAGAESRQPLGLAVVGGLAFSQLVTLYVTPVVYTYLDQIVSRRRRAKSRSMAQSMEPVPVAGD, from the coding sequence ATGAGTGCACCGTCCGTTCCGCCGAATCAATCGGCGGACGAGTCCGCGCCTGGCGCGTCTGCGCCATCCGCCGTTGGTCTCAACCTGAGCGAGATCTGGATCCGTCGGCCGGTCATGACCACGCTCGTCATGACGGCCATTCTGATCTTCGGCGCCGTGGCGTATCAGCGGTTGGCCGTCAGCGACCTGCCCACGATCGACTACCCCACCATCACGGTGTCGGCCAACCTGCCGGGCGCGAGCCCCGAGGTCATGGCCACGTCGGTGGCCACACCGCTCGAGCAGCAGTTCGCCACCATCAGCGGCATCGACAACATCACCTCGTCGAGTTCGCAGGGCAGCACCAACGTCACGATCCAGTTCAATCTCGATCGCGACATCGACAAGGCGGCCGCCGACGTGCAGTCGGCCATCTCCAAGTCGCTGCGGTCGCTGCCGCAGGGCATCAATCCGCCCTCGTACAACAAGGCCAACGCGGCCGACTCGCCCATCATGATGTACTCGCTCAACTCCGACGTGATTTCGCGTCCGGAGCTCAACGAGTACGCGGAAACGTTCATCGGTCAGCGCCTCAGCACGGTGACGGGTGTGGCGCAGGTGCAGGTCTACGGCTCGGCCAAGTATGCCGTGCGCGTGCAGCTCGACCCGGGCGCCATGGCGCAGCGCGGCATTGGCATCGACGAAGTGCAGCAGGCCATCAACACCGGCAACAGCAACTCGCCGGCCGGTGTGCTCATGGGCCCCAACCAGGCCTTCACCCTGCAGGCCACGGGACAGCTGCGCAACGCGGCCGAGTTCCGTCAGCTTGTGGTGGGGTACCGCAACGGCAGCCCGGTTCGCCTGGGTGATCTGGGCCAGGTCATCGACGGTCTGCAGACTTTGCGTGGTTTCAGCGAGGTGAACGGCCGCGCCAACATTTCGCTGGCCATCATCCGTCAGCCCGGCGTGAACACCGTGGCCACGGCCAAGGCGGTGGAGGCCGAGATGGCGCAGCTCATGGAACAGCTGCCGGCCAGTGTGAATGTGCAAAGCATCTTCAACCGCGCCGAGAGCATCGAGCATGCGGTGTGGGATGTGCAGTTCACGCTGGTGCTCACCGTGGCCCTCGTGGTCATGGTGATCTTCCTGTTCCTGCGCAATGTGCGGGCCACCATCATCCCGTCCCTGGCGCTGCCGTTCTCCATCATCGGCACGTGCATCGTCATGTACGCGCTCGATTACAGTCTCAACAACCTCACCCTCATGGCGCTCACACTGGCCGTGGGGTTCGTGGTGGACGACGCCATCGTGATGCTCGAGAACATCGTGCGTCACATGGAGATGGGCAAATCCCCGCTGCGCGCGGCGCTCGATGGATCGAAGGAAATCAGCTTCACCATCCTCTCCATGACCCTGTCGCTGGTGGCGGTGTTCATCCCGCTGCTGTTCATGCCGGGGCTGGTGGGTCGTCTCTTCCGCGAGTTTGCCGTCACCATCGGTGTGGCCATTCTCGTGTCGGGCTTTGTCTCGCTCACGCTCACGCCCATGCTGGCCGCCAAGTTCCTCAAGGGCGGCGAAGGTCACGCGGCCACTGAGGGCAAGTGGCGCTCGGTGGAGCGGCTCTACCAGGCCACCGAAGGGCTGTATGTGCGCTCGCTGGACTGGGTCATGCGGCATCGTCCGCTGACCATGGTGTTCAGCGCGCTCACGCTGGTGGCCACGGTGGGACTGTTCATGTACATCCCCAAGGGCTTCCTGCCCTCCGAAGACACGGGTCGCGTGCAGGGCTCGGTGGAAGGTCCGGAGGGCATCGGCTATGACGCGCTGTCGGCCAAGGCACGTGAAGTCGGGCAGATCATCGAGAAGAGCCCGTACGTGGAGCGGGTGAACGTCTCGGTTGGCGGCGGGCCGTTCGGTGGCAACAACAGTGCGCGCCTCATGCTGATCCTCAAGGATCGGTCGGTGCGTCCGCACGTCGATCAGGTCATGCGCGAGATCACGCGCTCCGCCGCGGGTGTGCCGGGCGTGCAGGTGTTCCTGCGCAATCCGCCGCCCATCAACATCGGCGGACGCCGCGGCAACAGCGCCTACTCCGTGTCACTGCAGGGCGCGGACATCGCCGAGTTGTACACGTCGGCGCGCGCGCTCGAAACGCGCATGCGTGAGCTGCCGGAGCTCGAGAACATCTCGAGCGACCTGCAGGTGGGTAATCCGCAGGTGGCCGTGCAGATCGATCGTGAGCGGGCCTCCGCGCTTGGCGTGACGGCCAGCCAGATCGAGAATGCGCTCTACAACGCCTATGGTTCGCGGCAGGTCAGCACCATCTACACGCAGACCAATCAGTACCAAGTCATCATGGAACTGCAGGAAGAGTTCCAGAAGGATCCGGCGGCCCTGAGCCAGCTGTTCATTCGTGGCAACACGGGCAACCTCGTGCCGCTCGGCGCGGTGGCCACGTTCACCAAGGGTGTGGGGCCGCAGTCGGTGCAGCACAACGGCCAGCAGCCGGCCGTGTCCATCTCGTTCAATACGCGGCCCAACGTGGCGCTGGGTACGGCCGTCGAGGCCGTGCAGCGTGAAGCGGCGGCCGTGCTGCCGGCCAGCGTAACCAGTGTGCTGTCGGGTGATACGCAGGCCTTTGCCCAGGCGCAGAGTGGTCTGCTGGCGCTGCTCGTGGTGGCCATCTTCGTCATCTACGTGGTGCTGGGCATTCTCTACGAGAGCTACATCCATCCCATCACCATTCTCTCCGGCCTGCCCTTCGCGGCCGTGGGGGCGCTGGCCACGCTGCTCATCTTCGGCAAGGACCTCAGTGTGTACGCCTACGTGGGCGTGATCATGCTGATCGGCCTCGTCAAGAAGAACGCCATCATGATGATCGACTTCGCCATTGAAGCCGAGCGCAACGAAGGCATGACGCCCTTCGATGCCATCGTGGAGGCGGCGCGCGTGCGCTTCCGGCCCATCACCATGACCACCATGGCCGCGCTCATGGGCACGCTGCCCATTGCCGTGGGCTTTGGCGCCGGCGCCGAGTCACGTCAGCCCCTGGGCCTGGCGGTGGTGGGCGGCCTCGCATTCTCGCAGCTGGTGACGCTGTACGTGACGCCGGTGGTGTACACGTATCTGGATCAGATCGTGAGCCGGCGCCGGCGCGCGAAGAGCCGGAGTATGGCGCAAAGCATGGAGCCCGTGCCCGTCGCGGGAGACTGA